One stretch of Streptomyces sp. 135 DNA includes these proteins:
- a CDS encoding dienelactone hydrolase family protein, translated as MAEVLVFHHGQGLTAGVRAFAEQLRRAGHTVHVPDLYEGQVFDSLAEGAAYAESAGFDTIIARGVAAAGGLPADLIYVGFSLGVLPAQKLAQTRPGAKGAVLLEACVPASEFGAEWPPDVPVQIHGMDADPFFAGEGDVDAARAVVATASDAELFLYPGDRHLFTDSSLPSYDEQPATQVNHRVLGFLDRMR; from the coding sequence ATGGCTGAGGTGCTGGTCTTCCACCACGGGCAGGGGCTGACCGCCGGTGTCCGTGCTTTCGCCGAGCAGTTGCGACGGGCCGGACACACCGTCCACGTCCCGGATCTGTACGAGGGGCAGGTATTCGACAGCCTCGCGGAGGGCGCCGCCTATGCCGAGAGCGCCGGGTTCGACACGATCATCGCGCGCGGAGTCGCCGCCGCCGGGGGGTTGCCTGCGGACCTCATCTATGTCGGCTTCTCGCTCGGCGTCCTGCCGGCGCAGAAGCTGGCCCAGACTCGCCCCGGCGCAAAGGGGGCAGTGCTGCTAGAGGCATGCGTCCCGGCCTCGGAGTTCGGCGCCGAGTGGCCCCCGGACGTCCCGGTTCAGATTCACGGTATGGACGCGGATCCGTTCTTCGCCGGAGAGGGCGATGTGGACGCCGCCCGCGCGGTCGTCGCAACGGCGTCGGATGCCGAGCTGTTCCTCTACCCCGGCGACAGGCACCTGTTCACCGACAGCAGCCTGCCGTCCTACGACGAACAGCCCGCGACGCAGGTCAACCACCGGGTGCTCGGCTTCCTCGACCGCATGAGGTGA
- a CDS encoding GNAT family N-acetyltransferase, translating to MSIAVHPVQQFTSPGEVTPATRQKLAACWVEVTNTGGAAGFPFPPIDETHAAPAVDAILGTLAPATNRLLTAVSDGELVGWLNIRRDASELIAHWGTLHHVQTRPSVRGLGFGASLMSEARRIARDEMGLRQLRLAARGGAGLEAFYGRLGWREVGRWPGALRLSVDDYRDEVLMILDPL from the coding sequence ATGTCGATCGCCGTCCACCCTGTTCAGCAGTTCACCTCACCCGGCGAGGTCACCCCCGCGACGCGGCAGAAGCTCGCCGCCTGCTGGGTCGAGGTCACCAACACCGGAGGAGCGGCGGGCTTTCCTTTCCCTCCCATCGACGAGACGCATGCGGCTCCCGCCGTCGACGCGATCCTCGGCACCCTGGCCCCCGCCACCAACCGCCTGCTCACCGCGGTCTCTGACGGCGAGCTGGTCGGCTGGCTCAACATCAGACGCGACGCTTCCGAGCTGATCGCCCATTGGGGCACGCTCCATCACGTACAGACCCGACCGTCCGTCCGGGGCCTCGGATTCGGGGCTTCTCTCATGAGCGAGGCCCGCAGAATCGCCCGCGACGAGATGGGTCTGCGGCAGCTTCGCCTCGCAGCGCGGGGCGGTGCGGGTCTCGAGGCCTTCTATGGGCGCCTCGGCTGGCGAGAAGTCGGCCGCTGGCCCGGCGCCCTCCGCTTGTCCGTGGACGACTACCGCGACGAGGTCCTCATGATCCTCGACCCGCTCTGA
- a CDS encoding cytochrome P450: MSSHEHCPYQDGRVVIDPAFKAEAPARYARLRELGPIHPAEFHLGLKGWVVVGYELARVALTHPALLKDSTPAAEALAAAGYVLHRPSVGLGAQMMEADPPEHTRLRRLAAAAFTPRRTADMAPRIEQIAHDLIDAMPPSGELDLVEAFDAPLPATVIAELLGIPQQHQRDFSRWSGQALQVASPEHRPALAALHGLLAELVADKRRRPQDDLLSALVAVRDQEDGRLSEEELVGTAMMLVVAGHESTVNLLGNSVLALLQHPDQLRLLRERPELLPGAVEEFLHHDTSVERSTSRYAARDLELGGVSIPRGSMISVALGSAGQDAPQLDGDAPAVLDVTRPGARHLAFGHGIHYCLGAPLARLETAIALRILLSRVRELELAVPLDSLEWIGSGIIRGVLSLPVRYRVG, encoded by the coding sequence ATGAGCTCGCACGAGCACTGCCCGTATCAGGACGGCAGGGTAGTCATCGACCCCGCCTTCAAGGCTGAGGCGCCCGCGCGGTACGCCCGGCTCCGGGAGCTCGGCCCCATCCATCCGGCGGAGTTCCACCTCGGGCTGAAGGGCTGGGTGGTCGTCGGATACGAGCTGGCCCGGGTGGCGTTGACGCATCCCGCCCTGCTCAAGGACTCCACGCCCGCCGCCGAGGCCCTGGCCGCCGCCGGCTACGTCCTCCATCGGCCCTCGGTCGGACTCGGCGCCCAGATGATGGAGGCCGACCCGCCCGAGCACACCCGTCTGCGCCGTCTGGCGGCGGCCGCCTTCACCCCACGTCGTACGGCCGACATGGCACCGCGCATCGAGCAGATCGCCCACGACCTGATCGACGCGATGCCGCCGTCGGGTGAACTCGACCTCGTCGAGGCGTTCGACGCCCCGCTGCCCGCCACCGTCATCGCCGAACTCCTCGGCATTCCGCAGCAGCACCAGCGGGACTTCAGCCGCTGGTCGGGACAGGCGCTCCAGGTGGCCTCCCCCGAGCACCGTCCGGCCCTGGCCGCTCTGCACGGGCTGCTGGCCGAGCTGGTCGCGGACAAACGCCGCCGCCCTCAGGACGACCTGCTGTCCGCTCTGGTCGCCGTACGCGATCAGGAGGATGGCCGGCTCTCCGAGGAGGAGTTGGTCGGCACGGCCATGATGCTGGTCGTCGCGGGCCATGAGAGCACGGTGAACCTCCTGGGCAACTCCGTACTGGCTCTGCTTCAACACCCGGATCAGCTGCGGCTGTTGCGCGAGCGGCCCGAGCTGCTGCCCGGAGCGGTGGAGGAGTTCCTGCACCACGACACCTCCGTAGAGCGCTCGACGAGTCGCTACGCGGCGCGGGACCTCGAACTGGGCGGGGTGTCGATCCCTCGCGGCAGCATGATCTCCGTCGCTCTCGGCTCGGCCGGGCAGGACGCGCCGCAGCTGGACGGCGACGCCCCGGCGGTCCTCGACGTGACCCGGCCGGGCGCCCGTCACCTGGCCTTCGGGCACGGCATCCACTACTGCCTGGGCGCGCCGCTCGCCCGGCTGGAGACGGCCATCGCCCTGCGCATCCTGTTGTCCCGCGTCCGCGAACTGGAACTGGCCGTCCCGCTGGACTCGCTCGAATGGATCGGTTCCGGCATCATCCGTGGCGTGCTGTCCCTTCCGGTGCGCTACCGCGTCGGCTGA
- a CDS encoding helix-turn-helix domain-containing protein — protein sequence MVTRTRFDDSECPVARSVDAIGDWWSLLIVRDAFDGSRRFGEFQRSLGVAKNILTARLRTLVAGGVLESVPASDGSAYREYVLTAKGKALFPVIVALRQWGEQNFFAPGEPHSELVDRRRGQRLRPLEVLSADGRQLDPDDTTVHKLPTD from the coding sequence ATGGTGACCAGGACGCGCTTCGACGACAGCGAATGTCCCGTCGCCCGGTCGGTGGACGCGATCGGCGACTGGTGGTCCCTGTTGATCGTGCGGGACGCCTTCGACGGAAGCCGGCGCTTCGGGGAGTTCCAGCGGAGCCTTGGCGTGGCGAAGAACATCCTCACCGCCCGGCTGCGCACCCTTGTCGCCGGCGGTGTGCTCGAATCCGTCCCCGCCTCGGACGGCAGCGCCTATCGCGAGTACGTACTGACCGCGAAGGGCAAGGCGCTCTTCCCCGTCATCGTGGCGCTGCGACAGTGGGGCGAGCAGAACTTCTTCGCTCCCGGCGAGCCGCACTCGGAGTTGGTCGACCGCCGGCGGGGACAGCGCCTCCGCCCCCTGGAAGTGCTGTCCGCGGACGGGCGACAGCTCGACCCCGACGACACCACCGTCCACAAGCTGCCCACCGACTGA
- a CDS encoding MFS transporter, producing the protein MTRGVVILFAVACGAAVANVYFSQPLLVTMGHDLAMSPALVGSVVTLTHVGYGLGLFFLVPLGDMADRRRLVVAQLLLLVVALTVVATAHTAAILLVGMAATGLLAVVTQTLVAFAASLAPPAGRGRVVGLVTSGVVIGILLARTASGLMADLAGWRSVYLASATLTALLALVLYRVLPHRTDASPATLRYGQLLRSTLTLFARERLLRLRAAFGLLIFAAFSTLWSSVALPLSEAPYSLSHSEIGALGLIGVVGALAATLAGRLNDRGHSRRTTGIALALLAASWLPLAFTRSSLWALFVGVILLDLAVQAVHVTNQTLIYALHPDAGSRLIGGYMVFYSLGSATGAIAATSLYAVAGWGAVCVLGAAFSCLGLALWAYTRHDIPDAGVEIPSGSGS; encoded by the coding sequence CTGACCCGTGGTGTCGTCATCCTGTTCGCCGTCGCCTGCGGGGCCGCGGTGGCGAACGTCTACTTCTCCCAGCCGCTCCTGGTGACCATGGGCCACGACCTCGCCATGAGCCCGGCACTCGTCGGCAGCGTGGTCACCCTTACGCATGTCGGATACGGGCTGGGCCTCTTCTTCCTCGTACCGCTGGGCGACATGGCCGACCGCAGACGGCTCGTCGTCGCCCAATTGCTGCTCCTGGTGGTGGCGTTGACCGTCGTAGCCACCGCCCACACGGCGGCGATCCTGCTCGTGGGCATGGCCGCGACCGGGCTTCTCGCGGTCGTCACGCAGACGTTGGTGGCCTTCGCGGCCTCGCTCGCCCCTCCCGCCGGGCGCGGACGGGTCGTCGGTCTGGTCACCAGCGGCGTGGTCATCGGAATCCTGCTCGCCCGTACCGCATCAGGGCTCATGGCGGATCTCGCTGGCTGGCGTTCCGTCTACCTCGCCTCGGCCACGCTCACCGCTCTGCTCGCCCTGGTCCTGTACCGCGTACTGCCACACCGCACCGACGCTTCACCGGCCACCCTGCGCTACGGACAGCTCCTGCGCTCCACTCTCACTCTCTTCGCACGGGAACGACTGCTGCGGCTCCGGGCCGCGTTCGGACTGCTGATCTTCGCTGCTTTCAGCACCCTGTGGAGCAGCGTCGCGCTGCCGCTCAGTGAGGCCCCGTACTCCCTGTCCCACAGCGAGATCGGAGCGCTGGGTCTGATCGGTGTCGTCGGCGCGCTGGCCGCGACCCTGGCGGGCCGCCTGAACGACCGCGGGCATTCCCGGCGGACCACCGGCATCGCCCTGGCGCTGCTCGCCGCCTCGTGGCTGCCCTTGGCGTTCACCCGCAGCTCGCTCTGGGCGCTGTTCGTCGGGGTGATCCTTCTCGACCTCGCCGTGCAGGCGGTCCATGTCACCAACCAGACCCTGATCTACGCGCTGCACCCGGACGCGGGCAGCCGGCTGATCGGCGGATACATGGTCTTCTACTCGCTCGGCAGCGCCACCGGCGCCATCGCCGCGACCTCCCTCTACGCGGTGGCCGGTTGGGGCGCCGTCTGCGTGCTGGGCGCCGCGTTCAGCTGTCTGGGCCTCGCGTTGTGGGCGTACACGCGGCATGACATCCCGGACGCCGGCGTCGAAATACCCTCCGGCAGCGGGAGTTGA
- a CDS encoding TetR/AcrR family transcriptional regulator, translating to MATSPSRPERRQEPLSRERIVSAAVELLDTAGEGGLTFRALAKHLATGPGAIYWHITGRSELLGAAIDAVMTTTIPGDDTDATPQEAIRALALGVFDAIDTHPWVGTQLARTPSQSPMLRVFERIGRQIQALGVPAAAQFTAASALMSYILGVAGQNAANTRALQRDTDRTEFLDSVAAAWAELDPDEYAFTRSVAGQLREHDDREEFLAGIDLILSGITARRQSAG from the coding sequence ATGGCAACCAGCCCGAGCCGTCCCGAACGACGACAGGAACCGCTCTCACGGGAGCGCATCGTCAGCGCCGCCGTGGAACTCCTCGACACGGCGGGCGAGGGCGGACTCACCTTCCGCGCCCTGGCCAAGCACCTCGCCACCGGCCCCGGAGCGATCTACTGGCACATCACGGGCAGGAGCGAACTCCTCGGCGCCGCCATCGACGCCGTCATGACCACCACCATCCCCGGTGACGACACCGACGCGACGCCGCAGGAAGCGATCCGCGCCTTGGCACTCGGCGTGTTCGATGCCATCGATACCCACCCCTGGGTCGGTACACAGCTCGCCCGCACCCCGTCGCAGTCACCGATGCTGCGAGTCTTCGAACGCATCGGACGCCAGATCCAGGCGCTCGGCGTGCCCGCGGCCGCCCAATTCACCGCCGCGTCCGCGTTGATGAGCTACATCCTCGGAGTGGCGGGCCAGAACGCCGCCAACACCCGGGCGCTCCAGCGGGACACGGACCGGACCGAGTTCCTCGACTCCGTGGCGGCCGCATGGGCGGAACTCGACCCCGACGAGTACGCGTTCACCCGGAGCGTCGCCGGTCAACTGCGCGAGCACGACGACCGGGAGGAGTTCCTCGCCGGCATCGACCTCATCCTGTCCGGGATCACCGCGCGTCGGCAGTCGGCCGGTTGA
- a CDS encoding NAD(P)/FAD-dependent oxidoreductase, translated as MTTPVTIIGGGLAGLTLARVLHVHGIEATVYEAETSPSARTQGGLLDIHVHNGQLALRAAGLFEEFLGIVHQGAEASRVLDKKGKVLLEERDDGTGGRPEVPRGALRQILLDSLPAGTVRWGHKVAAARTLGDGRHEVTFADGTTVTTGLLVGADGAWSRVRPLLSDARPEYVGTSLIEAYLFDADTRHPACARAVGDGSLFALAPGQGISAHREPDGVLHAYVTLTKPQEWMDAIDFSDAGAATARVAAEFHDWAPELTALLTDGETAPVPRAIHALPVDHRWDRVPGVTLLGDAAHLMAPSGEGANLAMYDGAELGKALAAHPGDVEAALTAYENALFPRSAAAAAEAFRVHELCLDDNAPHSLVSFFTGHAQAG; from the coding sequence ATGACCACTCCGGTCACGATCATCGGCGGAGGGCTCGCGGGCCTGACGCTCGCACGCGTCCTTCACGTACACGGCATCGAGGCGACGGTCTACGAAGCGGAGACGTCACCATCGGCTCGCACCCAGGGCGGCCTGCTCGACATCCACGTCCACAATGGGCAGCTCGCGCTCCGGGCGGCCGGGTTGTTCGAGGAATTCCTCGGCATCGTCCACCAGGGCGCCGAGGCGTCCCGCGTCCTCGACAAGAAGGGAAAGGTCCTGCTGGAAGAGCGTGACGACGGCACCGGCGGGCGGCCGGAGGTGCCCCGCGGAGCCCTCCGGCAGATCCTGCTCGACTCGCTGCCCGCCGGCACGGTTCGTTGGGGGCACAAGGTCGCCGCGGCCCGCACCCTCGGGGATGGCCGGCATGAGGTGACGTTCGCGGACGGGACGACCGTGACGACCGGCCTGCTGGTCGGCGCGGACGGCGCATGGTCCCGGGTCCGCCCCCTGCTGTCCGACGCCAGGCCCGAGTATGTCGGGACGTCCTTGATCGAGGCCTACCTGTTCGACGCGGACACCCGCCACCCGGCCTGCGCCCGGGCCGTCGGTGACGGCTCGCTCTTCGCGCTCGCCCCCGGTCAGGGGATATCCGCCCACCGTGAGCCGGACGGCGTCCTGCACGCCTACGTGACACTCACCAAGCCGCAGGAGTGGATGGACGCCATCGATTTCTCCGACGCGGGCGCGGCCACGGCCCGTGTCGCCGCGGAGTTCCACGACTGGGCCCCGGAACTCACCGCCCTGCTCACGGACGGCGAGACCGCCCCGGTTCCACGCGCCATCCACGCCCTGCCGGTCGACCACCGTTGGGACCGCGTGCCCGGCGTGACGCTGCTCGGCGACGCGGCCCACCTGATGGCCCCGTCGGGCGAGGGAGCGAACCTCGCCATGTACGACGGCGCGGAGCTGGGCAAGGCCCTCGCCGCGCACCCGGGCGACGTCGAAGCCGCACTCACCGCGTACGAGAACGCCCTGTTCCCGCGCAGCGCCGCCGCTGCCGCCGAGGCTTTCCGCGTCCACGAGCTGTGCCTCGACGACAACGCCCCGCACAGCCTCGTCAGCTTCTTCACGGGGCACGCACAGGCGGGCTGA
- a CDS encoding TetR/AcrR family transcriptional regulator codes for MQTAEGGLREQHKAQRRARILDATRELLRDSPESVLSTERIAERAEVAPATVYNLIGPREKIWEALAAGFMDELERRLALLGAGDPREVVRSTVRLFVEDPVVSRRLVREWAKSGLVLDRSPLTQLRRAMAEAQTQGILRADIRTDALAAAVGTSCVGALHQWVAALIDDDRFLARALFALDVVLAAAAADPHRDRLLAPLRTRGTS; via the coding sequence ATGCAGACGGCCGAAGGGGGACTACGTGAGCAGCACAAGGCCCAGCGGCGAGCTCGGATCCTCGACGCGACCCGGGAACTCCTGCGGGACAGCCCGGAGTCGGTGCTCAGTACCGAGCGGATCGCCGAGCGAGCGGAGGTCGCCCCGGCCACCGTGTACAACCTGATCGGACCGCGCGAGAAGATCTGGGAGGCGCTCGCCGCCGGGTTCATGGACGAACTCGAACGCCGCCTGGCCCTACTGGGGGCCGGTGATCCACGGGAGGTCGTCCGATCGACCGTACGACTGTTCGTAGAGGACCCGGTCGTGTCGCGGCGCCTGGTGCGTGAGTGGGCGAAGAGCGGCCTCGTACTCGACCGCAGTCCGCTCACCCAGCTTCGCCGCGCGATGGCCGAGGCGCAGACACAGGGCATCCTGCGCGCCGACATCCGCACTGACGCGTTGGCCGCCGCCGTCGGCACCTCGTGCGTGGGCGCCCTGCACCAGTGGGTCGCTGCCCTGATCGACGACGACCGGTTCCTCGCGCGCGCTCTGTTCGCACTGGACGTCGTGCTCGCCGCGGCGGCCGCCGACCCCCACCGAGACCGACTGCTGGCACCGCTGCGGACACGAGGCACGTCATGA